The Oryzias latipes chromosome 1, ASM223467v1 genome contains a region encoding:
- the LOC101160140 gene encoding vasorin, translated as MLLYSLLFFMPAVAFSWNCPDDCTCISGFTIFCIQQPSSTVPRVPITTRNLYIFNIGITTVSREDFRGLVELELLDLSQNELAEIPDGAFEMLSKLKNLDLSSNQITHISKDSFSGLVQLERLYLYANNIQSIHLDAFENLEMLLELKLQGNSLTSLPHMDFPRLLLLDLSNNNIPSLGPSDLQTPHLEALKLGSLGLTTLDEELIASLRNLHELDLSLNRLHEVPKALKLDSLKGLMKLNLSANPQLELKHTDLLKLSGLQELDLSGLNLQGFSEGFFETFPKLVHLTAAENPFNCLCPLAWVPVWLKGKGVTLGRPDETRCHFPLVNAGKMLSALDHKDFGCPPTTTESFESPIANTVVSQMPTSSPEITHTDAIPPPPPPSKETVSSKTDIYLPPLEFPVSPSSASDKYKQFFCPPNICLNGGTCNFDPQGQLSCSCPSGASGLYCENLNDVNEPQPSPTEVSEVVPVVPDKVDVIISRQVTSTSILLDLHHFIETQPHIRGIKLTYRNLSGPDRRPIVLSLPTSYPEYTLRGLRPNCTYSVCASPLGERPNSWGNGSLELGSCTEARTEDILMSSPEPLLKEKASWTSTLISSVAALVLGLAVVVGTIVSLRKRHQARAGLEQECGTPEPDPMDLEGIKVCLENGVNGKLPLKQPETDFCQPPQCPQLQNGNLDHEAPLIHGHCQSNNNLTSLKPSYF; from the coding sequence ATGTTGCTTTACTCCCTTCTTTTCTTCATGCCTGCTGTGGCATTTTCCTGGAACTGTCCTGACGACTGCACATGTATCAGCGGGTTTACCATATTCTGCATTCAACAACCATCAAGCACAGTGCCCCGGGTCCCCATCACAACACGGAATCTCTACATTTTCAATATTGGCATCACCACAGTTTCCAGGGAAGACTTTAGGGGTCTGGTGGAGCTGGAGCTGCTAGATCTAAGTCAAAATGAGCTGGCAGAAATTCCTGATGGGGCATTTGAGATGCTGTCAAAACTGAAGAACTTAGACCTGTCCTCTAACCAAATCACACACATTTCCAAAGACAGTTTCTCTGGCCTGGTCCAGTTGGAGAGGCTGTATCTCTATGCTAATAACATTCAGAGCATTCATTTAGATGCTTTTGAAAATTTAGAGATGTTGCTGGAACTCAAGCTGCAAGGAAACAGCCTCACATCCCTTCCTCATATGGATTTTCCAAGGCTTCTTCTTCTAGATCTCAGCAACAATAACATCCCAAGCCTGGGACCTTCCGACCTCCAAACTCCACACCTAGAAGCCCTTAAACTGGGATCTTTGGGGCTTACCACTTTGGACGAAGAACTTATAGCCTCACTGAGAAATCTTCATGAACTAGATCTGTCACTTAACAGGCTGCATGAAGTACCTAAAGCACTGAAGTTGGATTCGCTCAAGGGGCTAATGAAACTAAACCTGTCTGCCAACCCACAGCTGGAGCTTAAGCATACGGATTTGTTAAAACTGTCTGGACTTCAAGAGTTGGATCTCAGTGGACTTAATCTCCAGGGATTTTCTGAAGGCTTTTTTGAAACTTTCCCAAAGTTGGTGCACTTGACAGCAGCTGAGAACCCGTTTAACTGTTTGTGTCCATTGGCATGGGTTCCTGTTTGGCTAAAAGGTAAAGGAGTCACTCTTGGGAGACCAGATGAAACCAGATGCCATTTTCCTTTAGTAAATGCAGGTAAAATGCTTTCAGCACTGGATCACAAAGATTTTGGATGTCCACCAACTACAACAGAATCTTTCGAATCCCCCATTGCAAACACTGTTGTCTCACAGATGCCAACTTCATCTCCAGAAATTACCCATACCGATGCTATTCCACCTCCTCCCCCACCTAGTAAGGAAACCGTCTCCTCTAAAACAGATATCTATCTCCCTCCACTTGAATTTCCAGTCTCCCCTAGTTCTGCAAGTGACAAATACAAGCAATTCTTTTGCCCTCCAAATATTTGCCTCAATGGGGGTACTTGTAATTTTGACCCACAGGGCCAACTGAGCTGTTCGTGTCCCTCAGGAGCATCCGGCCTCTATTGTGAAAACTTGAACGATGTCAATGAACCACAGCCTTCACCAACAGAAGTTTCTGAAGTTGTCCCTGTGGTGCCTGATAAAGTGGATGTCATCATTTCACGGCAGGTTACCTCCACATCGATCCTTCTTGATCTTCACCACTTTATTGAAACACAACCACACATCCGGGGCATCAAGTTGACCTACCGAAACCTTTCAGGACCTGACCGCCGCCCTATTGTCTTGAGTTTACCGACTTCCTACCCCGAATATACTTTGCGTGGATTAAGACCTAATTGCACCTACTCTGTCTGTGCCAGTCCGCTTGGTGAGAGACCCAATTCCTGGGGAAATGGCTCTTTAGAATTGGGGTCATGCACAGAGGCTCGCACAGAGGACATCCTAATGTCTTCCCCAGAGCCACTGTTGAAAGAAAAGGCTTCTTGGACATCCACTCTTATCTCTTCTGTAGCTGCTCTGGTTTTAGGGCTAGCTGTGGTGGTTGGGACCATAGTTTCCCTCCGAAAGAGACACCAGGCAAGGGCAGGATTAGAGCAAGAGTGTGGTACACCTGAACCTGATCCCATGGACTTGGAGGGTATAAAAGTTTGCCTGGAAAATGGGGTGAATGGCAAACTACCCCTCAAGCAACCAGAGACAGATTTTTGTCAGCCCCCTCAGTGTCCCCAGTTGCAAAATGGCAATTTAGACCACGAAGCACccttaatccatggacactgtCAATCAAATAACAATCTAACATCTTTAAAACCATCATATTTCTAA